From the Cohaesibacter sp. ES.047 genome, one window contains:
- a CDS encoding DUF459 domain-containing protein translates to MGLDRKDRPGVRAKAIVAVVLIPFVSSVAFGAIDEARAASIVEMASQDRSVAAAPDDGRIVVALSFFERLFNRKSRDKSKEKEKDSNASKTRKPAAPRVPVIQTVKKDPDAAVIAVFGDEFSMDLAWGLKDAFAKTPDVRVDIHSVANSGLIYRASRNPLEDPEKVFEKSPYTFAVVMVGLGDRVKTREVRNKEGDVVFPSYEFKSEGWLRSYEREIDRLRLAFAEHDKPLFWVGLPPVGNKDLSANLLYLNDFVSSKLTERGETFIDIWPAFSNEEGGFTFRGPDLTGQEKRLRQKNAIRFNKAGRRKLAFFVEKLVIRALSQSVAEDVLPENLTAADETALKEGRGAQRDIFVLRKPPLDADALVNPDVATVSSAMPATEAQQVISPGRVPQLRVDDFSWSGR, encoded by the coding sequence ATGGGTTTGGATCGAAAAGACAGACCGGGTGTGAGAGCAAAGGCCATCGTGGCGGTTGTTCTCATTCCCTTTGTCTCATCCGTGGCGTTTGGGGCCATCGATGAAGCGCGTGCCGCATCAATTGTGGAGATGGCTTCTCAAGATCGCTCTGTTGCTGCTGCGCCTGATGATGGGCGTATTGTTGTTGCGCTGTCCTTTTTCGAGCGGCTGTTCAATCGCAAGAGCCGTGACAAATCCAAGGAGAAGGAGAAGGATAGCAACGCGTCCAAGACCCGTAAGCCAGCCGCGCCCCGCGTGCCGGTGATTCAGACCGTGAAGAAAGATCCCGATGCTGCAGTGATCGCAGTGTTCGGCGATGAATTCTCAATGGATCTGGCCTGGGGGCTCAAGGATGCTTTTGCCAAAACGCCGGATGTTCGCGTCGACATTCATTCGGTTGCCAACAGCGGGCTGATCTATCGTGCCAGTCGCAATCCGCTTGAAGATCCGGAAAAGGTGTTCGAGAAATCACCCTACACCTTTGCCGTTGTCATGGTGGGACTTGGTGATCGTGTGAAAACCCGCGAAGTGCGCAATAAAGAGGGAGACGTTGTGTTTCCCTCCTATGAATTCAAATCCGAAGGCTGGCTTCGCTCCTATGAGCGCGAGATAGATCGCTTGCGTCTGGCATTTGCAGAGCACGACAAACCGCTTTTCTGGGTCGGACTGCCGCCAGTGGGCAACAAGGATTTGAGTGCCAACCTTCTCTATCTCAATGATTTTGTCTCCAGCAAGCTGACTGAGCGCGGTGAGACCTTCATCGATATCTGGCCTGCTTTCTCCAATGAGGAGGGGGGATTTACCTTCCGTGGGCCCGACCTTACCGGACAGGAGAAGCGGTTGCGCCAGAAAAACGCGATCCGCTTCAACAAGGCGGGGCGCCGGAAGCTGGCATTCTTTGTTGAAAAACTCGTTATACGGGCCCTTTCCCAGTCGGTGGCCGAAGATGTGCTGCCAGAAAATCTGACGGCGGCTGACGAGACGGCACTCAAGGAGGGCCGTGGTGCGCAACGGGACATCTTTGTCCTTCGCAAACCGCCTCTTGACGCGGATGCCCTCGTTAATCCCGATGTTGCAACCGTTTCCAGCGCAATGCCGGCGACCGAGGCTCAGCAGGTGATCTCGCCAGGGCGCGTGCCGCAGTTGCGCGTTGATGATTTTTCATGGTCGGGGCGTTGA
- the hisN gene encoding histidinol-phosphatase encodes MSQRSSLPPQAGIHPDFDFLHALADVARDVVMPLFRSPIQVDNKEEGGFDPVTDADREAELQMRRHIHERFPDDGILGEEFEAEQLDASGRWILDPIDGTRAFISGLPTWGTLIGYFHEDGTKLGMMSQPFTGERFVGDGTRSLYMGPDGERTLRVRECSGLAQATLFTTTPALFNEAEMPAYLAVENAVQLARYGVDCYAYCMVALGMADLVVEAALKPVDIAPLVPVIEGAGGIVTNWRGGSPLEGGQVIAAGNAKVHAEALALLSHAAV; translated from the coding sequence TTGTCACAGCGATCTTCCTTGCCGCCACAGGCTGGCATCCATCCGGATTTTGATTTTCTTCATGCCTTGGCCGATGTCGCGCGAGACGTCGTCATGCCGCTCTTCCGTTCGCCCATACAGGTCGATAACAAGGAGGAGGGCGGGTTCGACCCGGTGACCGATGCGGATCGCGAAGCCGAATTGCAGATGCGGCGGCACATTCATGAGCGCTTTCCCGATGATGGTATTCTGGGGGAGGAATTCGAAGCCGAACAACTGGATGCGAGCGGGCGCTGGATTCTTGATCCGATCGACGGGACGCGGGCGTTCATTTCGGGGTTGCCAACCTGGGGCACGCTTATCGGGTATTTTCATGAAGATGGCACGAAGCTTGGCATGATGAGCCAGCCTTTCACGGGGGAACGTTTCGTCGGTGATGGAACTCGCAGCCTTTACATGGGCCCCGATGGGGAGCGGACGCTCCGCGTGCGGGAGTGCTCGGGACTGGCACAGGCAACGCTGTTTACGACGACACCGGCCCTGTTCAACGAGGCAGAAATGCCTGCCTATCTTGCGGTAGAGAATGCGGTGCAATTGGCCCGGTATGGGGTCGATTGCTATGCTTATTGCATGGTTGCTCTGGGGATGGCGGATCTGGTTGTGGAAGCCGCGCTCAAACCGGTCGATATTGCGCCGCTGGTGCCTGTGATCGAAGGGGCTGGAGGCATCGTGACCAACTGGCGCGGCGGCTCCCCGCTTGAGGGCGGGCAGGTTATCGCTGCGGGTAATGCCAAG